CGAGGCAAAGGTCATGGTGGGAGGAAAAAATATCTAATTCTATTTAGTTATAGAAAATATTACTTTGTAAAATAGTTGTTTAATTTCAGTGCTTTAGATTGATGTGTATCACATCCATGTGTATGCTCTAGTATAGTTTCGTGATTGGCTGTGAACTGAGTTGTTTAAAATTTTACGTAATTTAGAAAATTTCTTACCTATTCATAACTGTATTGTTAATCTGGCGTTCATATTACTTAACAGTTTTTACCTATATTAGAGAAATAACCTGTGGAGGCATGTATTTGCCCAGCGCTTCAACAATGCCGGGAACTAGGTTCAGGCGCGGGCAGCTGCTGCGGTATGCAAAACCAATAGTTCGGATAAATCTTTCCGAATTTACGCGGATATAAGCGCAGTTCAGATCCCGTTTTTTACACTCTTCAACACCCATCGCAGGAAGAAGTGTGCAGCCCATACCTTTTGATACATACTGAACCAATGTTTCAAGGCTGGTGGCGGAAAGGTCAGACGGAAGGTTAGAGCCTACTGATTTGTCCTTGCAAAGTGCCAGTGCACTATCTTTTAGGCAGTGCCCACCCGCGAGCAGGATAATATCTCTGTATGGTAATTCGCTTTCTTCAACACTTTCTTGCCCTGCAAGAGGGTGGTCTTTGTGAACCGTGAGGTAAAGTTCTTCATCATACAAATCCACGGTCTCAACACCATCACGCCGTTGTGGCATGGCCATCATCGCGATGTCTACTTTACGGTCTATCAGGTTATCCAGAAGAACTGTGGGCCCTTGTTCACTGAAAACCAGTTGAACGCCTTCAAATTCCCTGCGAAGGGCATCGCAAA
This DNA window, taken from Kordiimonas sp. SCSIO 12603, encodes the following:
- a CDS encoding LysR substrate-binding domain-containing protein, with the translated sequence MQVNQRDLEYISAVVQHQSFSRAAQACNVTQPALSNQIKRIETRIGLTLFDRKKTGISLTDAGGKFMDAAASVLVGMQEMSDLVKLYSDPLAVPIRIGIFPTVAPYMLPTICDALRREFEGVQLVFSEQGPTVLLDNLIDRKVDIAMMAMPQRRDGVETVDLYDEELYLTVHKDHPLAGQESVEESELPYRDIILLAGGHCLKDSALALCKDKSVGSNLPSDLSATSLETLVQYVSKGMGCTLLPAMGVEECKKRDLNCAYIRVNSERFIRTIGFAYRSSCPRLNLVPGIVEALGKYMPPQVISLI